DNA sequence from the Actinomycetota bacterium genome:
CGGCGTGATGGTCGTGTTTGGCAACACCTTCCCGACGCTCGGTAGCAAGAAGGTCTCGGATTTCCTGTTCGATGAGATCGAGGATCTTATGGGTGCGCACTGGGTATACGAGCCGGACCCGCTCGAGATGGCGCGCATCCTGATCAAGCGAATCGACGGGGGACGAGCCATACACGGCTACGACAAGGCAACGGAGCGGGTCCTCTTCGACATGGACATGCGGAGGGAGCTCGATGTCTAAGATCATCGCGAGCGCGGCGATACGCGGTGCACACAGTATCGTCGGTAAGGCCGAGCAAGCCCTCGCCGAGGCCATGGAGGCACACGGCGCGACGACGGCTGTTGAATTCCCGAACACCGCCTACTATCTCCCCGTCATCTACGGCCTCACAGGCGAGAAGGTGGAGCGCCTCTCGGACATGGACAAGGTACTCGGCATGGCTCGAGACCTGCTGCCAGATGCGCCTTCCGACAAGATCTGGCTGCCGTACCTCGGCCCGGCGCTAGACGCCGGGATAGCCACCCTCCTGGCCGAGGAGTGCATCGAGGCGCTCCGCTACGTCGATAGCTCCCCAGTCACCGATGGCATCTGGTTGGGCGCGGCCGACGACGTCATCATGCGCGCGCGCGGAGTGGAGTTCGTCGACGGCTCAGCACCCGGATTCGCCGCCGTGGTCGGCGCGGCGCCAAATCCGGAGACCGCGGCACACCTCGCCCGCGAGATGCAGGAGAAGATGCTCTACGTCTTCATGGCCGGACGCGACGGGAAAGACAGCTTCGCAGAGCAGCTCGATGAAGCGGGAGTGCAGCTTGGGTGGGACACGCGCCTCGTTCCATTCGGACCGGAGGTATACGGACACATCTATTCGCTCGGGTTCGCGACGCGGGTGGCGATGGCGTTCGGGGGCGTCCAGCCGGGAGACTACGAACGCATCCTCAAGTACAACAAGAACCGGGTGTTCGCATTCGTACTGGCCATGGGAGAGGTTACTGACGAGTGGTACGCAACCGCTGCGGGGGCGATCTCCTACGGCTTCCCGACGATTTCTACTTCCGACATCCCGCAGATTCTGCCCACCGGCGTGTGCACCTACGAGCACGTGGTATCCAATGTCTCCTGCGAGGAGCTCGTACAAAGGGCTATCGAGGTCCGCGGGCTCAAGATCAAGGTCATCGACATCCCCATCCCCGTGCCCTTTGGTCCCGCATTCGAGGGCGAGCGGGTTCGCAAGGAGGACACCCACGTCGAAGTGGGAGGTCAGCGCAGCCCGGCTTTCGAGTGGCTGCGCGGCCGGGACTCCTCAGAGGTGGAGGACGGCAAGATCGAACTCCTCGGGCCTGACGTCGCCGACGTCGAAGAGGGGTCGCTGCTGCCATTCGGCATCGTGGTCGACGTGTTCGGCC
Encoded proteins:
- the acsB gene encoding acetyl-CoA decarbonylase/synthase complex subunit alpha/beta, yielding MSKIIASAAIRGAHSIVGKAEQALAEAMEAHGATTAVEFPNTAYYLPVIYGLTGEKVERLSDMDKVLGMARDLLPDAPSDKIWLPYLGPALDAGIATLLAEECIEALRYVDSSPVTDGIWLGAADDVIMRARGVEFVDGSAPGFAAVVGAAPNPETAAHLAREMQEKMLYVFMAGRDGKDSFAEQLDEAGVQLGWDTRLVPFGPEVYGHIYSLGFATRVAMAFGGVQPGDYERILKYNKNRVFAFVLAMGEVTDEWYATAAGAISYGFPTISTSDIPQILPTGVCTYEHVVSNVSCEELVQRAIEVRGLKIKVIDIPIPVPFGPAFEGERVRKEDTHVEVGGQRSPAFEWLRGRDSSEVEDGKIELLGPDVADVEEGSLLPFGIVVDVFGRKMQDDFESVLERQFHHLMNFAEGVLHMGQRDMIWVRISKKAKEAGFSFKHLGEILRAKLLDEFAAIVDKVQITVYTDEKEVLAIREQALASYEARDERMAGLTDEAVDVFYSCSLCQSFAPNHICVVTPERLGLCGAYNWLDAKASNELNPVGPNQPIAKGELVDAKLGQWSGVNEFIHEKSNRNVERMSAYSLMTDPMTSCGCFMCIVALMPMCNGVMIVNREYPGMTPSGMKFSTLAGTIGGGLQVPGFMGIGRGYISSKKFLSAEGGFSRVVWMPKELKELMRDHLADTVADIGDPDFLDKIADETIADTEEGVLEYIMSVGHPAPAMESLF